The genomic DNA CCGTCGAGCCGGCGGCGACGGCCGCGGCCTGGCGTGCCGTCGGCAACACGCCGCCGTCCGTCGTCGGCGCCGGGATCGCCGCCGATGGCGGAACCGGAGCCGGTGCGGTCGGTGGGGCGGCAGCCACCGGCGCGGTCATGGGAGGAGGTGGCGCGGGGACGGGAGGAGGCACGGGGGCGGGGGCTGCGGCGCTCGGCGGTGGTGCGGCCTGGGCCTGGAGATAGGTCGGCGACGGCTCCGGCACCGTGGTCCCGGGGGCGGTCGGCTCCGGCGGGGAGGGGGCCGAGGCGGCGAAAATCGGCGCTGCGATGGGCGTCGCGGGCAGATCGACGGCGGCCGGAGCGAGAGGCGCCGAAGCGTCGAGACCGGCCACCGCCGGCGGCGTCGCCGGGCCGCTGCGGACCATCGTCATCGCACCGTAGACGATCATTCCCAGGAGCCCGAGCACCACCAGCGGCTTGACCGTGTCGAGGGGATCGCTGGCGCGGCCGTGCCGGCGGCCTCTGGAACGGTGTGACATGTCTCGGTTCCCGGAAGGCTGGATGGGGCGGGATCGTAGGCTGCGACCGCCGGCCGAACCAGAGCGGTTCGCAGCGAATCCCGGCCGGTCAGGCAAGCTCGGGGAGCCGGGGAGGAAAACGGACCGCTTCCCGGTCGCGGGCCGCTGTATCCCCGGGGGCGACGGTCCCCGACCCGCTCGTGCCGCACGGGCCGTTCTGGTTCCCTCCGGTATCATTGGTCCCGACGTGGCGCGGCCACGCCGTCGGGTGGTCGGGCGGTGGCGACGGGATCGGCACGATGCCCAAGCGGAACCTCGTGACCCTGTTCGTCGTTCCGCTGGTGTGTTTCGTCGCCTGGGCCGCGCGCGACCGGGGCGTCCATGGCCGGCGCTTCGGCGAGGTGCTGGCGAAGATCGAGCGCGGCTACCTCGGGCCGGTCGACGACGCGGCACTGTTCCACCGGGCGATGGATGGCGTGTTCGCCGGTCTCGACGAGCATTCCGCCTACCTCTCCGGCACCGAGATCGACGACCTCGACGCCGATCTCGGCCAGCAGTTCGGCGGAGTCGGATTGCAGTTGGCCGCCGACCCGCGCGACCGGACGATCGTCATCGACGACGTGTTGGCCGGCAGCCCCGCCTGGCGCGAGGGGATCCGCCCCGGTGAGCGGATCGTCTCGGTCGACGGCGAGGCGGCGGCGGGGCGCCCGCTCCGCGAAGTCGTCGCCCGGCTCCGGGGCCGACCACAGACCCGGGTGAACGTCGACCTCGCCCCGCCGCGCGGCGACCCGGCCGCGATGACCGCCGACGACGGCCAGCCCGTGCCGGTGCGCACCGCCACGCTGGCGCGAGAGTTGCTGCGGTCCGAGACGGTCCGTGGCGACCGGCGCCGGGACGACGGCGGCTGGGAGTGGCGCCTCGAGGGGGACGAGCGGGTGGCGCTGGTGCGGATCGCGTCGTTCGGCGAGGGCACAGTCGCCGAGCTCGACGCCGCGCTCGACGCGATCGCTGCGGGAAGCCCACCGCTGACCGGCCTGATCGTCGACCTGCGCGGCAACGGCGGGGGACTGCTGTCGACCGCGATCGAAATCTGCGACCGGTTCCTCGACCGCGGGGTGATCGTCTCGACCCGGTCACGCCCCGCCGGACCGCGGCAGGCGGCGTCGCCGGACAACGTCGACGTCAGGCGAGCCACCGCCGGGGAGCGCCTCGGGGGGGTGCCCGTCGCGGTGCTCGTGGACGGGATGACCGCCAGCGCCGGTGAGATCGTCGCCGCCTGCCTGCAGGACAACGCCCGGTCGATCACGGTGGGGAGCC from Planctomycetota bacterium includes the following:
- a CDS encoding S41 family peptidase — translated: MPKRNLVTLFVVPLVCFVAWAARDRGVHGRRFGEVLAKIERGYLGPVDDAALFHRAMDGVFAGLDEHSAYLSGTEIDDLDADLGQQFGGVGLQLAADPRDRTIVIDDVLAGSPAWREGIRPGERIVSVDGEAAAGRPLREVVARLRGRPQTRVNVDLAPPRGDPAAMTADDGQPVPVRTATLARELLRSETVRGDRRRDDGGWEWRLEGDERVALVRIASFGEGTVAELDAALDAIAAGSPPLTGLIVDLRGNGGGLLSTAIEICDRFLDRGVIVSTRSRPAGPRQAASPDNVDVRRATAGERLGGVPVAVLVDGMTASAGEIVAACLQDNARSITVGSRTFGKGTVQSLLPLGDGSSMIKLTTAEYLRPNGTTIHRRPHHRDDDVWGVSPDPAGAITPTGEVQHELQSWRRGRDRVPAGAASSPAAADPALSMPRHADPVLGRALALLDGDARLGTASAGTADRSGQLPSNSARTSAAR